CTCAGAACATAGTGCTTACGGCCCTGTCAGCCTCAGTTGCGGCAAGAGCGGCAGAGCATCCGTTTAACGCCTGCGGCCTATGGCCCGGACGATCTCGCCGCCGATTGCAATCAGCGACGTACTGCCGATGATGACTGCCCACTCCCGCCATGCCAGCGGTTCGGTTCGGAAAACCTCGCCGCCGAATTCGACGATGAGCACCTGCCCCACGGCGATGGCCAACAGGATCAGGAAGAATTCACGGCACCCGCGCAGGCAGGAAAAGACCGAATGGCGTGTTTCGAAACCCTTGGCGTTGAACATATTCCAGAATTGCAGGAATACGAACGTCGAGAAGAAGACCGTCAGCTGGCGCACGGTCAGCCCGCCGGTCGTGATCGTCCACCAGAACAGCATGCCCAGCAATACCGCGACCATGATAATGCCGCACGTGAAAAGCGTGCGCGCCATGGCGCGCGTAATGATGAATTCATTGCGCGGACGGGGTTTTTCGAGCATCACCTCGGGGTTCGGCGGCAGCGAGGCCATGGCCATCGCGGCGAAGGTATCCATGATGATGTTCACCCACAGGATCTGCACCACCGTAAGCGGCATGTCCGTACCGAACACCGCGCCGACGAAGCAGATCAGGATCGCCGCGAAGTTGATCGTGAGCTGGAACAGTACGAAACGCTGGATATTGCGGTATAGCGAGCGTCCCCACATCACAGCCGTGGCGATCGAAGCGAACGAGTCGTCGAGCAGCGTGATGTCACTGGCATCCTTGGCCACCGACGTCCCGGAACCCATCGAAAGCCCGACATTGGCGAAATTCAGCGCCGGGGCGTCGTTCGTACCGTCGCCCGTGACGGCCACCACCTCGCCGCACTGTTGCAACAGGCGCACGAGCCGCTGTTTGTCGAGCGGCCGGGCACGCGACATGATCTTCAGTTCCTGTACGCGGCCGAGCAGCTCCTCGTCGCTCATCGCGGCGAATTCCGTACCGGTCATGTGGTTGCGGTCGGTATCCCGGGCGTCGTTCCACAGGCCGATCTGGCGGGCGATCTCACGCGCCGTAGCCGGGGTGTCGCCCGTGACGATCTTGACGTCGATCCCCGCCTTCAGGCAACGCCCGACGGCTTCGGGGACATCCTCGCGCACGGGGTCGGAAATAGCCGCCACACCCGCAAAATGAAGCTGCGCCGCGGCGACAGCCCGCTGGCAATCGTCCTCGGCCGTCTCGGCCCATGCCACGGCCAGCGTACGCATCGCCCGCCCCTGGAACCCGAGCAGCTGTTCCGCCACCTGCTCGTCTTTCCCGTCCGGCGCACACATCGCACGCACGATTTCGGGCGCACCCTTCACGCAAACGATCCGGCGGCCCGAAATACCGCTCTGAATAATCGTCGCCATATACTTGCGCTCGGTGGAGAAGGTCAGCCGGTCGACGATCTTCGCGCCCGCACGCAGAGGTTCGTAGTCCTCGCCCTGCGCGTGCAGCCATTCGAGCAGCGCCCCTTCGGTCGGATTGCCGATCACGGCACCCGAAACATCGAGGAAGGCCGTCGAATTGGCGGCTACGATCTCGGCGAAATCGTGCATCGGCAGCGCGTCGTAGCGCACCAACTCCTGCACGTGCATCCGGTTCTGGGTCAGCGTACCGGTCTTGTCGGTACAAATCACCGTCACCGCCCCCATCGTTTCGCAGGCATGCATGCGCCGCACGAGGTTATTGGTCTTGAGCATCCGCCGCATGGACATGGCCAGCGATAGCGTGATGCTCATGGGTAACCCTTCGGGAACGGCCATCACGATGATCGCCACCGAAACCATGAAGATGTGCAGCACGTGCTGCGAGATGGCGAGCCAGTCGCCTTCGAGCAACCCGTTGATGAAGATCGCCTTGCCGAGCATGACGCAGAAAATAGCGATGGAAAGCACGATGCCTGCACGGCCGATCAGTTTCGAAAGACGTGTCAGCTGGCGGTTGAGCGGCGTCTGCTCTTCGCTTTGGACGGTCGCCTGTTCGGTAACGCGCCCGGCTTCGGTCGCATCGCCCACGGCCGTCGAGACCATCACGCCGTAACCGTCGGCGACCGTAGTGCCGCGCAGCACGACGTTCGACGGATAGGTGGCATCGGGGTCGAAGTGCGCCTCGTCCACCGTTTTGTCAACTTCCAGTTCGCCCGTGAGCGTGGATTCGTTGATCCTCAGCGACACGGCCTCGACCAACTCGCCGTCGACAGGCACCGTCTCGCCGCTCTCGATGTAAACCACATCCCCGACCACGACGTCGCGGCGCGGGACTTCGTGCATCGCACCGTCGCGCATCACCTTGACCGGAATATCGTCGTTGACCTGGTTCAGCCGCCGGAAACGCCGCATGGCATCCCACTCGAACCAGAAACCGACGCAAGTGGCTAAAATAATCGCACAGATAATACCAATGGACTCGGTGAAATCCTTATGCACGAAACCGATGGCGAGCGAGAGCACCGCAGCCAGCAGAAGGATGCGGATGATCGGGTCGCGGAACTTATCGGCCAGCAGTTTCCATACCGAATCGTCCTTCGGCGGCGTAATGAC
This Alistipes onderdonkii DNA region includes the following protein-coding sequences:
- a CDS encoding calcium-translocating P-type ATPase, PMCA-type, which produces MIRYNPRGLSPNEVAESRRQHGDNVITPPKDDSVWKLLADKFRDPIIRILLLAAVLSLAIGFVHKDFTESIGIICAIILATCVGFWFEWDAMRRFRRLNQVNDDIPVKVMRDGAMHEVPRRDVVVGDVVYIESGETVPVDGELVEAVSLRINESTLTGELEVDKTVDEAHFDPDATYPSNVVLRGTTVADGYGVMVSTAVGDATEAGRVTEQATVQSEEQTPLNRQLTRLSKLIGRAGIVLSIAIFCVMLGKAIFINGLLEGDWLAISQHVLHIFMVSVAIIVMAVPEGLPMSITLSLAMSMRRMLKTNNLVRRMHACETMGAVTVICTDKTGTLTQNRMHVQELVRYDALPMHDFAEIVAANSTAFLDVSGAVIGNPTEGALLEWLHAQGEDYEPLRAGAKIVDRLTFSTERKYMATIIQSGISGRRIVCVKGAPEIVRAMCAPDGKDEQVAEQLLGFQGRAMRTLAVAWAETAEDDCQRAVAAAQLHFAGVAAISDPVREDVPEAVGRCLKAGIDVKIVTGDTPATAREIARQIGLWNDARDTDRNHMTGTEFAAMSDEELLGRVQELKIMSRARPLDKQRLVRLLQQCGEVVAVTGDGTNDAPALNFANVGLSMGSGTSVAKDASDITLLDDSFASIATAVMWGRSLYRNIQRFVLFQLTINFAAILICFVGAVFGTDMPLTVVQILWVNIIMDTFAAMAMASLPPNPEVMLEKPRPRNEFIITRAMARTLFTCGIIMVAVLLGMLFWWTITTGGLTVRQLTVFFSTFVFLQFWNMFNAKGFETRHSVFSCLRGCREFFLILLAIAVGQVLIVEFGGEVFRTEPLAWREWAVIIGSTSLIAIGGEIVRAIGRRR